A region of Phycisphaeraceae bacterium DNA encodes the following proteins:
- a CDS encoding cupin domain-containing protein, giving the protein MTGVACALLLRGDECAGRLSAGMLTVPPDMGPPAHIHDHEDQYYFVVQGEIDFLLGSDRRLTKPGDFVFAPRGVPHAYMNRTDREAKMLVLTTPGVLDKILPEAGRQVLPGSTIDTQITDEDLERMRAANEKFGLRFVF; this is encoded by the coding sequence GTGACGGGCGTCGCGTGCGCCCTGCTGCTTCGCGGCGATGAGTGCGCCGGGCGCCTGAGCGCCGGGATGCTCACGGTCCCGCCGGACATGGGCCCGCCGGCGCACATCCACGACCACGAGGACCAGTACTACTTCGTCGTGCAGGGCGAGATCGATTTCCTGCTGGGGAGCGACCGTCGGCTGACGAAGCCCGGCGACTTCGTGTTCGCGCCGCGAGGCGTGCCCCACGCCTACATGAACCGCACTGATCGCGAGGCGAAGATGCTCGTCCTGACGACGCCCGGCGTGCTGGACAAGATCCTTCCCGAAGCGGGTCGTCAGGTGCTGCCGGGTTCCACGATCGATACGCAGATCACCGACGAGGATCTGGAACGGATGCGCGCCGCGAACGAGAAGTTCGGGCTTCGCTTCGTGTTCTGA
- a CDS encoding acyl-CoA thioesterase: protein MPDPTSSSPTPPAPSARPLLEGAVRVRARYSECDPMGFVHHAVYPVWLEMARTELLRASGVTYRDLEDADILLVIVKLECRYRRPARYDDELLVSAKVIGGGRAKLVHAYEVRRVAQDGVSPGELLIEAETTLGCIDREGRPRALPDWLMWGGSGKGAIRA from the coding sequence GTGCCCGACCCCACCAGCAGCTCCCCAACACCCCCGGCGCCCTCCGCACGCCCTCTCCTCGAGGGCGCGGTCCGCGTGCGCGCCCGCTACAGCGAGTGCGACCCCATGGGCTTCGTCCACCACGCGGTGTACCCCGTGTGGCTGGAGATGGCGCGCACCGAACTCCTGCGCGCCAGCGGCGTTACCTACCGCGACCTCGAAGACGCCGACATCCTCCTCGTCATCGTGAAACTCGAGTGCCGCTACCGAAGACCCGCGCGCTACGACGACGAACTGCTCGTCAGCGCCAAAGTCATCGGCGGCGGGCGCGCGAAACTCGTCCACGCCTACGAGGTCCGGCGCGTCGCGCAGGACGGCGTCTCGCCCGGCGAACTCCTCATCGAAGCGGAAACCACGCTCGGCTGCATCGACCGCGAGGGTCGCCCGCGCGCGCTGCCCGACTGGCTCATGTGGGGCGGCTCGGGCAAAGGCGCGATCCGCGCGTGA